In Silene latifolia isolate original U9 population chromosome X, ASM4854445v1, whole genome shotgun sequence, the following proteins share a genomic window:
- the LOC141617032 gene encoding uncharacterized protein LOC141617032 — protein MKRMQVLDIIQHEPLKARRRVLVLTGQQKNVEEPVPSSSRPCDAKKSSDLEITTSSYHITVEDIPDEKEEVEADKAPETLEDGGKSTVDELKELNLGTNEDPRPIYVSVLLTKEEEEEYHKLLVEYKDVFAWSYKEIPGLSPKFAVHRLAIKKGTNPKKQSQCRFRSELVPEIEKEVNGLIEACFIREVKYPTWIANIVPVRKKNRQLRICVDFRDLNIACPKDDFPLPVTDLMIDATTSHKALSFMDLLLKKYDLVFVPQKAVKCQAIADFFADHPVPAEWEISDDLPGEAIFYVDVLPPWQMYFDGAARKDGAGARVVFVTPQNHLMPYSFTLTQLCSNNMAEYQALILGLQMAIEIGVRDIDIYGDSKLVVNQVLGEYEVKKEELIPYHQRALQLLNQLDDIHVGHVPRSANKLADALSNLAATLAPGVEESMQVPVCNCWVVSLLEGEENVDTTNMICVYAVNEDDWRQPIIDFLDHHKLPTIPDTRCLSKDEATEAMHEAHSGICGVHQSGPKLHDRVKRMGYYWPTMVQDCMDFAKKCEPCQFYANFIHQPPEPLHPTVSSWPFEAWGLDVVGTLTRKALNGHEVEAMLPLELHIPSLRIAIQEGLTDDENDKLRLAELESLDEKRLEAQQKLQCYQARLSRVFNKKLANSTSKWDGSYVVQEVYTNGAYKIVDEDGVHVGPINGKFLKRYYS, from the exons ATGAAGCGTATGCAAGTATTGGATATCATCCAGCATGAGCCACTCAAAGCAAGGAGGCGCGTACTAGTTCTTACTGGTCAACAAAAGAATGTTGAAGAGCCTGTGCCTTCATCTTCGCGCCCCTGTGATGCAAAGAAGTCAAGTGACTTGGAAATTACAACGTCATCATATCACATCACAGTAGAGGATATACCTGACGAGAAAGAAGAAGTTGAGGCGGACAAGGCCCCTGAAACACTTGAAGACGGGGGGAAATCGACTGTAGATGAACTCAAGGAACTCAACTTGGGAACTAATGAAGATCCTCGCCCCATTTATGTTAGTGTTCTGCTGACTAAGGAGGAAGAAGAGGAGTACCACAAGTTGTTGGTCGAGTATAAAGATGTCTTCGCTTGGAGCTATAAAGAGATACCTGGACTTAGCCCAAAATTTGCAGTTCATCGTCTAGCAATCAAAAAAGGCACCAATCCCAAAAAGCAATCTCAATGTCGTTTCAGGTCGGAGCTCGTACCTGAAATCGAAAAGGAAGTCAATGGACTTATAGAGGCATGTTTTATTCGCGAAGTCAAATATCCTACCTGGATAGCAAACATTGTCCCAGTCAGAAAGAAGAATAGACAATTGCGCATATGTGTCGACTTCAGAGATCTTAATATTGCATGCCCGAAGGATGACTTCCCCTTGCCTGTCACAGATTTGATGATTGACGCAACCACTAGTCATAAAGCACTCTCATTCATGGATT TGTTACTTAAGAAGTACGACTTAGTGTTCGTGCCTCAAAAGGCTGTGAAATGTCAAGCTATCGCCGACTTCTTTGCTGATCATCCAGTACCAGCAGAGTGGGAAATTTCAGATGACCTCCCAGGAGAAGCAATCTTCTACGTGGACGTTCTACCTCCATGGCAGATGTACTTTGACGGTGCTGCAAGGAAAGACGGAGCTGGAGCCAGAGTTGTAttcgtaactccacaaaatcatctcATGCCATACTCCTTTACGCTCACTCAGTTGTGCTCAAATAATATGGCAGAATACCAAGCTCTCATACTCGGCCTCCAAATGGCGATCGAAATAGGCGTTAGAGATATAGACATCTACGGCGACTCGAAGCTGGTGGTCAACCAAGTCCTTGGGGAATATGAAGTGAAAAAGGAAGAGTTGATTCCCTACCATCAACGGGCATTACAACTGCTGAATCAACTTGACGACATCCATGTTGGTCATGTGCcaaggagtgccaataagttggctGACGCGCTTTCTAATCTTGCAGCCACTCTGGCACCGGGGGTAGAAGAGTCTATGCAAGTCCCAGTCTGCAATTGTTGGGTAGTATCATTGCTTGAAGGAGAAGAAAATGTAGATACAACCAACATGATATGCGTCTACGCAGTCAATGAAGATGACTGGCGTCAACCTATCATTGATTTCTTGGACCACCATAAACTACCGACGATCCCAGACACAAG GTGTCTAAGCAAAGACGAAGCTACTGAAGCAATGCATGAAGCTCACTCTGGCATTTGTGGCGTTCATCAATCTGGGCCTAAACTTCATGATCGTGTAAAGAGAATGGGGTATTACTGGCCAACCATGGTGCAAGATTGTATGGACTTCGCGAAAAAATGTGAACCTTGTCAGTTCTACGCAAACTTCATACACCAACCGCCGGAGCCGTTGCATCCCACTGTTtcttcatggccctttgaagcttggggacttgaTGTTGTGGGAACTCTTACTCGAAAGGCCTTAAATGGACACGA AGTTGAGGCCATGTTGCCTTTGGAGTTGCATATCCCTTCCTTACGCATTGCTATTCAGGAGGGACTCACAGATGATGAGAATGACAAGTTGCGATTAGCAGAGTTAGAGTCTCTCGACGAAAAAAGATTAGAGGCCCAACAAAAGCTTCAATGCTATCAAGCAAGGTTGTCACGCGtattcaacaaaaag TTGGCAAATTCAACCTCTAAGTGGGATGGTTCATATGTGGTACAAGAGGTCTACACAAATGGTGCTTATAAGATTGTTGATGAAGACGGTGTGCATGTCGGTCCAATCAACGGAAAATTCTTGAAGCGTTACTATTCTTGA